The following is a genomic window from Oncorhynchus masou masou isolate Uvic2021 chromosome 6, UVic_Omas_1.1, whole genome shotgun sequence.
GCTTTAGCAGTATGGTTAAttttgggttaaggttggggttaggtttaaaTATTACATTTTATGAAGTTTGTGGATGAGCCAACTAGTGACCACTCTGAAACGCTGCCTCCAAAACAACATGCATGACAAAATATGCTAAACTGCATATTCAaccctgctgttgaccagggcccagagggaataggctgcactgctgttgaccagggcccagagggaataggctgcactgctgttgaccagggcccagagggtatagggtgcactgctgttgaccagggcccagagatAATAGgctgcactactgttgaccagggcccatagggaatagggtcctattGATAAACCACTGTCATGGTTAAATACCTAAATACAGATTAATAACATGGTTAAATACGTAAATACAGAATAATAACGGACTGTAGATCGTCTTAGGAGGTTCCGGATTGTAGATCGTCTTAGGAGGTTCCGGATTGTAGACCGtcttaggaggttccggactgtagaccgtcttaggaggttccggactgtagaccgtcttaGGAGGTTCTGGATTGTAGACCGTCTTAGAAGGTTCTagactgtagaccgtctcaggaggttccggactgtagaccgtctcaggaggttccggactgtagaccgtcttaGGAGGTTCCGGATTGTAGACCGtcttaggaggttccggactgtagaccgtctcaggaggttccggactgtagaacgtctcaggaggttccggactgtggaccgtcttaggaggttccggactgtagaccgtctcaggaggttccggactgtggaccgtctcaggaggttccggactgtagaccgtcttaggaggttccggactgtggaccgtctcaggaggttccggactgtagaccgtctcaggaggttccggactgtagaccgtcttaggaggttccggactgtggaccgtctcaggaggttccggactgtggaccgtctcaggaggttccggactgtagaccgtctcaggaggttccggactgtggaccgtctcaggaggttccggactgtagaccgtctcaggaggttccggactgtagaccgtcttaggaggttccggactgtggaccgtcttaggaggttccggactgtagaacgtctcaggaggttccggactgtggaccgtctgaGGAGGTTCCGGACtctggaccgtctcaggaggttccggactgtggaccgtctcaggaggttccggactgtggaccgtctcaggaggatccggactgtagaccgtctcaggaggttccggactgtagaccgtcttaggaggttccggactgtagaccgtcttaggaggttccggactgtagaccgtcttaggaggttccggactgtagaccgtcttaggaggttccggactgtagaccgtcttaggaggttccggactgtggaccgtctcaggaggttccggactgtggaccgtctcaggaggttccggactgtagaccgtcttaGGAGGTTCAGGACTGTAGACCGTCttaggaggttctggactgtggaccgtctcaggaggttccggactgtagaccgtctcaggaggttccggactgtagaccgtcttaggaggttccggactgtggaccgtcttaggaggttccagactgtagaacgtctcaggaggttccggactgtggaccgtcttaggaggttccggactgtggaccgtctcaggaggttccggactgtggaccgtctcaggaggttccggactgtgggccatctcaggaggttccggactgtggaccgtctcaggaggttccggactgtggaccgtctcaggaggttccagactgtggaccgtctcaggaggttccggactgtggaccgtctcaggaggttccggactgtagaccgtctcaggaggttccggattGTAGACCGtcttaggaggttccggactgtagaacgtctcaggaggttccggactgtggaccgtctgaGGAGGTTCCGGACtctggaccgtctcaggaggttccggactgtggaccgtcttaggaggttccggactgtagaacgtctcaggaggttccggactgtggaccgtctgaGGAGGTTCCGGACtctggaccgtctcaggaggttccggactgtggaccgtctcaggaggttccggactgtggaccgtctcaggaggatccggactgtagaccgtctcaggaggttccggactgtagaccgtcttaggaggttccggactgtagaccgtcttaggaggttccggactgtagaccgtcttaggaggttccggactgtagaccgtcttaggaggttccggactgtagaccgtcttaggaggttccggactgtggaccgtctcaggaggttccggactgtagaccgtctcaggaggttccggactgtagaccgtcttaggaggttccggactgtggaccgtcttaggaggttccagactgtagaacgtctcaggaggttccggactgtggaccgtcttaggaggttccggactgtggaccgtctcaggaggttccggactgtggaccgtctcaggaggttccggactgtgggccgtctcaggaggttccggactgtggaccgtctcaggaggttccggactgtggaccgtctcaggaggttccggactgtggaccgtctcaggaggttccggactgtggaccgtctcaggaggttccggactgtagaccgtcttaGGAGGTTCCGGATTGTAGACCGtcttaggaggttccggactgtagaccgtcttaggaggttccggactgtagaccgtcttaggaggttccggactgtagaccgtcttaggaggttccggactgtagaccgtcttaggaggttccggactatagaccgtctcaggaggttccggactgtggaccgtcttaggaggttccggactgtagaccgtcttaggaggttccggactgtagaccgtcttaggaggttccggactgtggaccgtctcaggaggttccggactgtggaccgtcttaggaggttccggactgtagaccgtcttaggaggttccggactgtggaccgtctcaggaggtccggactgtggaccgtcttaggaggttccggactgtagaccgtcttaggaggttccggactgtagaccgtctcaggaggttccggactgtggaccgtctcaggaggttccggactgtggaccgtcttaGGAGGTTCCGGATTGTAGACCGtcttaggaggttccggactgtagaccgtcttaggaggttccggactgtagaccgtcttaGGAGGTTCCGGattgtagaccgtctcaggaggttccggactgtggaccgtctcaggaggttccggactgtggaccgtctcaggaggtccggactgtggaccgtcttaggaggttccggactgtggaccgtcttaggaggttccggactgtagaccgtcttaggaggttccggactgtagaccgtcttaggaggttccggactgtggaccgtctcaggaggttccggactgtggaccgtctcaggaggtccggactgtggaccgtcttaggaggttccggactgtggaccgtcttaggaggttccggactgtagaccgtcttaggaggttccggactgtagaccgtctcaggaggttccggactgtggaccgtcttaggaggttccggactgtggaccgtctcaggaggttccggactgtggaccgtctcaggaggttccggactgtggaccgtcttaggaggttccggactgtagaccgtcttaggaggttccggactgtagaccgtctcaggaggttccggactgtggaccgtctcaggaggttccagactgtagaccgtcttaggaggttccggactgtagaacgtctcaggaggttccggactgtagaccgtcttaggaggttccggactgtggaccgtctcaggaggttccggactgtagaccgtcttaggaggttccggactgtagaccgtcttaggaggttccggactgtggaccgtctcaggaggttccggactgtagaccgtcttaggaggttccggactgtagaacGTCTCAGGAggtccggactgtggaccgtcttaggaggttccggactgtgaaacgtTGCCGGAAGcgctggactgggaactgtcgctggaagctctggactggggaggcgcactggaggcctgatgcctgggaccggtacaggtggcaccgggctggtgacacgcacctcagggcaagTGCAAGAAGCAGCAACAGGATGGACCTGACTGGGGACatgcacttgagggagagtgcgaggagttGTCACAGGACGCACTGGATACCTGGtgtgtatagccggcatcaattgTTCCAGAACTTTAACACACTTCAGGACGAGTACAGAGAGCTGACTCTGGCTCAGGTGGCACCAAACTGACAACACTTTCCTTTTTTCCAAATCCGTGCATCCTCCACCAACTCAACaactctcccatttctctctcctccaaattctccttcttctcccagactggctctggttcactCCTCGGCTCCGCCGACTGCTCCATGTGTCCCCCCCCTCAAAAAATATTTGGGTTTCTGTGGCCTACCTCGCCGACCTCGTCGctgtccctcctttgctgcttcCGCCTGCCTCCATGGCAGGCTCTTCTCTCCTGCTATTATGTCGTCCCAAGTCCAGGATGTTCTCTCCTTAATCTCCTCCACAGACCAGGATGCCATTATCTCCCGGGCACGCTGATTGGTCTGTtgttggtgggatcttctgtcatgTTCGTCGTAATGATTGAACCAAGGCacagcgtgcgtagagttccacatatttgaATCAATCAAAACtcaccaaacaaaacaataaagcatGAACTAAATGTGAAGCTGCTGGTGTACACACTGGCAACTAAccgtagacaagatcccacaaagcacaatgaggAAATTgatgcctaaatatgatccccaatcagagacaaagaaaacagctgtctctgattgggaaccgtaccAGGCCAACATCAACCAttaatcacctagatgaccccCTAGTCACTATCATGCGCCAACCGACAGAGAATTAACAGCTCTCTattgtcagggcgtgacagcattAGATGCACAATGGGCTGGTGATTGAGATAATCCCATGAAATTGTTATTTTAAATTGAATTCAAGATCAAATTTTAATCATTGGAAATTGATCCTGGCATGGACAGTATCTGCACTGTCATCACTCTGACAGTCTGAATCACCAGACAATGAAAGCCTCTGATTTGAGAATACATAACTGACTTGGTCCAAACCCAGGGCTGGCACACAGTACACAATACAAcgctgtgttagcccactgagctaaagaggAGTAAAAACAGGCCTGTAATATCCCTTAGACAAGGACGGTACTGAGTTGGAGGACATGAATCAGGTCTTCAGGTCTTTCATTTGATGAATCACTCCACATTGACCAGCTGATATCATTTTTGGGGTGTAACTAGAGATCTTTGCAAGCTTATTtaatatttttaatttttaaaatgtttcttGCTGCATAGTAAGTGATCATCCGTCTTTTATATGAAAACACAGGGTTGTATATGAGATGAACTCACTGAACGCTATGGAGGGTGCCTTCCTTAATAATTAGgagttgtttttttccccctatgTTGTGCTTTTCCCCATATACATTATAAATACTGTTCCTTTAAGTTGAATGTTAGAACCAACCAGACGTAATAAGCAGCTGTATCAGATGAATTTGACATAATAACTGTTCTATTGAACATACCATACTGCcaatggaaggatggatggatgaataataACTGTTCTATGGAACATACCATACCGCcaatggaaggatggatggatgaatggatgaatgaatgaataataaCTGTTCCATTGAACATACCATACTGCCAatgaaaggatggatggatggatgaattaatgaatAATAGCTGTTCCATTGAAGAACCATACTGCCAatgaaaggatggatggatggatgaatgaataatAGCTGTTCCATTGAAGAACCATACTGCCAATGgaaggatagatggatggatgaatgaataatAGCTGTTCCATTGAAGAACCATACTGCCAatgaaaggatggatggatggatgaatgaataatAGCTGTTCCATTGAAGAACCATACTGCCAatgaaaggatggatggatggatggatgaatgaataatAACTGTTCTATTGAACATACCATACTGCTTTTTTACTTTTCAATTGGAACTTGACTGGCTGACAAGAAACACGTTTGGATACAAGCAGGAAAAAACACAGCCACATTCTTGTCACTAACTGACCGTCTTAACAATGTAACAGGCACTTCACACGGCTCTCTCTAGATCTATCTgtgtagcctgggtaccagtctgtttgtgctatcattccACGTGTTTGGCATGCAATgagtggcaaggagtggaatgatgaCACAAAGTGTTAGGCCCCAGATGTCCCCTGATACATTGGATACAAGCGTGTGTGACTTGACTAAAGTCCTTGGCTCCTATAAGGAGCATAGGCCATTGACTAAATGTCCTCCATCTCACTCAGTTCGGGGTACTTTTTCCCCCAGATCTGACCAGTTGAGGTCAAGCTGAAGCTGATCGCTCTATCAGCCATCTCTGCCTGGACGTCCCAAGTGCTTCCAAGTCGAACACCTACAATATAAGAAAATATCCCTGATGAATGTTGTTTTCTGATTATGCCTAATATTGGATACTGAACATGGCTTGGACTATTGCCACCTCTCAAACGGtccagtgcactgcttttgatcatatcactatgggtcctggccaaaagtagtgcactatttagggaatagggtgccctttgaggCACTAATTGCTACATTTACAGTATCTGCCTGAGGAGGGACTAACCATTTGAGTCCAATGCCAAGAAATGTTTActaaaataaagattaaataagtAATTACAAGTGGAATTGGCCTCATTTAATCTCCTAGTATATGATGCTCTTTACCCTCAAGCCCAATTCATCCAAACTTCATATCTTTGTCAAAGCTACTTCTATGGGATTTTTAAAATGGACTACAGCTAAATAATGGCCACAGAATGGACTACTGCAAAAGAATGACCACAGAATGGACTTCTGCTAAATAATGTCCACAGATAAACTgtttgtctctgaatgtcctatgACCAACTGCATCCGATCAGGTACACTGTTTGGAAATGTGATCAAGTTTCTTCCTTCTAAATtcgaaatgaatgaatgaaaggatggatggatggatgaatgaatggatggatgaatggatggatggatgaattaataaaTGGATTAAttaatggatgaatgaatgaatgaatggatggatggatgaatggatagatggatgaatggatggatgaatggatggataaaTGAATGAATGGTTATTGGGTTTGTTTCAATACGTGTTTCCCTTTGGGTTTTCGGAGGTAGCCTATAAACCAAAACTGCTACTTCTGCTAACAACATGAACTACATTTTGTATTGAATTTGTATTTCATTTTATGTAAGTAAATATATATTTCTCCGTTACTCCTCTGTAGTGTGCCgtatgtacagtagtgtgttgtctgtctgtggatCATTTCATTCAACTTTTGACCTATAATCAGAGCTTTCATTAATCAGTGCTTTATCCTGCAGGAACAGGATCTGGCATCTCTTCATGAAAAATATTTGTACACTATTTGCAATGTAATTATTGTTAATTCGAGTTGCCTCCTCGTTAATTTACGATTCCCCCTAATAAAAGGTAGGCTAAACATAGCCCGCGCCTGATATTCTAAGAATGAATTTGTGTTGGGCGGGTTGGGGCTTATGGTTTGCGCAACATTGTCGTGTCatgactttactttcattaatctgatgattATTATTTATCTAATCAACTAACCATGTTAAATTGCTACCTGAATAAATGAATCATGTACCAATTAACTCAATAGGAATTGAGCAGCACGAGAGTggttctttaaagagttaccatctcccgaattaaactctaaagGTCTTAACATATCACATATCTTTAAATTGTTAATCAATTCTGGACCTGATGTCTCACTGTGCGAATTCCGCTTTGTCTGTGATCAAGAGGTGTCAAGACCCCTGTTTTTCAGAGACTCAGTTTCGGGTCCACAGAGCTCAACCAGGCAGTTAGTGATCCAATTAATACTTAAGCAAACTTTTAACCAGTTCCTGAATATTGTTTAAGTCGGTCAAAGGGAGAATAGTGCAATAgtaaatgtacctatgatgattCTCCATATGTGGTCTGTCTCATATGTCAGAGAGATTCATGTCTCCTTATGAGCTTTGCTCTCTTTATATACCTTGTTACGGGGGAAGTACCCAAAGTGCTGGACCACACTGCACAATGTTAGCTCTGTTAGACTGCACACTCATAGCTCTGTTATGCTACACACTCATAGCTATCTTATTCCCCCTCTAAGTTTAAGTCACAGAGTACTGACGCCAATAGCTCTGCTTCCGTGTTCTGATGAGTAGATTCCACTTGGTGATACCAGCTGGTTGTTTCCACTGTTGGGGGTTGTGTTTCAAGTCTCAGCTGAGTGAAGTCTATGATTGGTCTCTCCTCTGTTTCCCCCTGGTGTCCAGTATCAGTAGGTGTTGTCCATGGTTCCATGAGGACCCCTGGATGTCCTGTAGCAGAGTTGTCCTCCCATGTACAAGAAGTGTGCCGATCCTTTTCGGGTTTTTGCCACAATATCATCATTCTGGACACTTGTAACCTCATGCATCTGCAAAAaccttacttatgattcagtactacacaaattggcttaattatttatttactagctaactaaatggtaacacaggataaacatacacacttaacctctagtgacacctcatcccgtgaacgggaccattgtcatcatctgacactaattcgcataacgcaacggacataaatattcctagaaaatgttcctattcatgaaatTCACAAATTacatatattgagacacagcttagccttttgttaatcataaaatatgctttacagccaaagctagacaagcattcgatattcgataatatatccatccggacaattcgtttttcagtaggaccggttggagtaatggctacctctgtattttacacgagaatctctctgggagcatcaggtgactaCTTGTGCGATGTAGccacttacgggtattcttcaacataaatgcgtaaaactgcgtcacaatgctgtagacaccttcagGAATACagagaaagagtaatctggttgatagcccattcactgctcaatagggactcattggaacgcagcgctttcaaaacagaaggcacttccggattggatttttctcaggctttcgcctgcaacatcagttctgttatactcacagaccatatttttacagttttggaaactttagagtgttttctatcttaaGCTGTCaattctacattttttttttcaaaaatgaaaatactgcccccgaaTCACAACAGGTTTTAATACATTAGAAACAGATCCCTAGTGGACTGACACAATATGGTGGCTTGTTACAAAAGAGATggggggtgcagagagggacagaaacaTAATACTTTGGTACATTTAGAAACGACTCTCACAGTAATCATATACTTGGCACAGGAAACGTCTCCCGTTTGGAGTAAAAAAAATTGTGAATGTATTTACATGTAAATGTCTTGGTTATTTATCTATTTCTGTCGGAACCTTCTTTGGAAAGATTGTTGGGCCTTTTTGCATCATGCTGGTAAGGATCTGATTGTCCAAAAGGGGTCCCCACCCGTCTTCTACTGTTGTTagcctctctgggatatgtgtggacggtagcgtcccacctggccaaaagccagtgaaaatgcagattgccaaattcaaataaattactgtAAAAATccaactttcattaaatcacacatgcaagataccaaattaaagctacacttgttgtgaatccagccaatatgtcagatttcaaaaaggcttttcggcaaaagcaaacgatgctattatctgaggatagcaccatagtaaacaaagagagataAGCATATTTCAAACGTGCAGGctcgacacaaaacgcagaaataaaaatataattcatgccttacctttgacaagcttcttttgttggcactccaataagttccataaacatcacaaatggtccttttgttcaattaattccgtcaatatatatccaaaatgtcaatttatttggtgcatgtgatccagaaaaacacagttTCCAACCTGCGCAAcctgcgcaacgtgactacaaaatatctcaaaagttacctgtaaactttgccaaaacatttcaaactacttttgttatacaactttaggtattttttacgtaaataatcgataaaattgaagacgggatgatctgtgttcaattcaggaggaaaacaaactgtagcatgTTTTctgtctaacagtacacttcaagttaccGTTGTTCtggatggccgtacttcttcattgcacaaatgaataacctcaaccaatttctaaagactgttgacatccagtggaagccgtaggaactGCAACAAAGTCTCTTAGATATCTGAATTCGCCTGCTATATAAGTtatgttaaactcacagacatgattcaaacagttttagaaacttcagagtgttttctatccagacCTACtagtaatatgcatatattatcttctggggatgagtagcaggcagttgaatttgggcatgcttttcatccaaaattccgaaatgctgccccctatcctagaCAAGTTAATCTTTGCTGTCGTCCGGTACCCAGTGACTTTTTGTgcctgaacagaactacagagttgatTTCCCTTCCATTCGCTCCTGAAGCTGCCTTTTTTGAAGATAGGTTAGCCAGCCATGTCGATGGTTCCAATTGGGTGATGAGAGTAGCGTACTTCAGTGATTTGAAAAGAGTAGTAGAATGGTCCCACTTAAATTCACTTTTCTAGATACTTTAATTATGAAAGCTAATCAGCTGTACCAGTGATTGTCCGGGAGGTGACGTTATCGACTTCCTCGTGTTGAGATTCAGAGTTCAAACCACTTTAAATGTTAACTGCAACTCCAcgtctctctggtctgataagTTAATTCTTAACCCATTGTTTTATACAGTTTGTTCAAAAAGGGCGGATCGAGCGGCTGACAcactctctgacctcactcaaGAGGGTGGTGACTACTTACTTGTACAAAGTTATAGAAACAATTCCC
Proteins encoded in this region:
- the LOC135541240 gene encoding putative protein FAM47C: MASWSVEEIKERTSWTWDDIIAGEKSLPWRQAEAAKEGQRRGRRVHVPSQVHPVAASCTCPEVRVTSPVPPVPVPGIRPPVRLPSPELPATVPSPALPATFHSPEPPKTVHSPDLLRRSTVRNLLRRPEPPETVHSPEPPETVYNPEPPKTVYSPEPPKTVYSPEPPKTVYNPEPPKTVHSPEPPETVHSPEPPETTVYSPEPPKTVYSPEPPKTVYNPEPPKTVYSPEPPETVHSPEPPETTVHSPEPPETVHSPEPPETVQSPEPPQTVHSPEPPETFYSPEPPKTVHSPEPPETVQSPEPPQTVHSPEPPETFYSPEPPKTVYNPEPPETVYSPEPPETVHSPEPPETTVYSPEPPETVHSPEPPKTVYSPEPPKTVYSPEPPETVHSPEPPETTVHSPEPPETVHSPEPPETVQSPEPPQTVHSPEPPETFYSPEPPKTTFYSPEPPETVYSPEPPKTVYNPEPPKTVYSPEPPETVYSPEPPETVYSLEPSKTVYNPEPPKTVYSPEPPKTVYSPEPPKTVYNPEPPKTIYNPEPPKTIYSKTQALRLECCPLCSGSE